In Clostridium sp. JN-1, one genomic interval encodes:
- the mreD gene encoding rod shape-determining protein MreD — MRKTLILILLSILFFILDNVLMPFLSIRGVYPSLLLIFIISYSIINGSWEGLWIGALCGMLQDVYFLNGFGINAFTDMIICILAGFIGNSILKQKILMPVVTCFSLSILKGILVFIILYIGKVYSSLGNVFFIGIYDAIIALIMYRSVYRLCQKPYMQKRWRF, encoded by the coding sequence ATGAGAAAAACGTTGATTTTAATATTGCTGTCAATATTATTTTTTATATTGGATAATGTGTTAATGCCATTTTTATCTATAAGAGGCGTATATCCTAGCTTGCTTTTAATTTTTATAATTTCATATTCGATTATAAATGGAAGCTGGGAAGGGTTATGGATTGGAGCTTTGTGTGGTATGCTTCAAGACGTTTACTTTCTAAATGGTTTTGGAATAAATGCTTTTACTGATATGATTATATGCATATTAGCTGGATTTATAGGTAATAGTATACTTAAGCAGAAAATACTTATGCCTGTAGTTACATGTTTTTCATTGAGTATTTTAAAGGGAATTTTGGTTTTTATAATATTGTATATAGGTAAGGTATATAGCAGCTTGGGAAATGTATTTTTTATAGGTATATATGATGCGATTATAGCACTTATAATGTATAGAAGTGTATATAGGCTTTGCCAAAAGCCATATATGCAAAAGAGATGGAGATTTTAA
- the mreC gene encoding rod shape-determining protein MreC, giving the protein MKIFKNKLAVAIVVLSVTFLILITQGFRRNKLPFLENSIGAAFNPVQGTIYKLNNGVKNFVGFIFNFSDVKTENEQLKKKNSELENKLVEYNSLKSDNDNLRKMLNFKNQRSEYDYLGCDIIGKSGDGVLDQFIINKGSKSGIEKQMIVVTAEGLVGQITKVGSSWSIVQTLSNENIAVSATIESTDENSGVVKGYKDSDNKLLTQLCYLPESSNVKKGDVILTSGLGGFYPKGIRIGSVIDVQEDKGKVMKNAIVKPYVDFNKINEVFVVIPKNKIDVKY; this is encoded by the coding sequence ATGAAGATATTCAAAAATAAACTGGCAGTAGCAATTGTAGTACTGTCAGTTACATTTTTAATTTTAATTACACAGGGATTCAGGAGAAATAAATTACCTTTTTTAGAAAATAGCATAGGTGCTGCCTTTAATCCAGTTCAAGGTACAATATACAAGCTTAATAATGGTGTAAAGAATTTTGTGGGTTTTATATTTAACTTTTCTGATGTCAAAACTGAAAATGAACAATTAAAAAAGAAAAATAGTGAACTCGAAAATAAATTAGTGGAATACAACTCACTTAAAAGTGATAATGATAATTTAAGGAAAATGCTCAACTTTAAAAATCAAAGATCGGAATATGACTATTTAGGATGTGATATTATAGGCAAAAGCGGTGATGGAGTTCTAGATCAATTTATTATAAATAAGGGAAGTAAAAGTGGAATTGAAAAACAAATGATAGTCGTAACTGCAGAAGGATTAGTTGGACAAATAACTAAAGTAGGTAGTAGTTGGTCAATAGTTCAAACTTTATCAAATGAAAATATAGCTGTAAGTGCAACTATAGAGAGTACGGATGAAAATAGTGGAGTAGTTAAGGGATACAAGGATAGCGATAATAAATTGCTTACACAGCTGTGCTATTTGCCTGAAAGTTCCAATGTAAAAAAAGGAGATGTTATATTGACATCAGGTCTTGGAGGATTTTATCCTAAGGGAATAAGAATAGGTTCAGTAATAGATGTGCAAGAAGATAAGGGTAAAGTAATGAAGAATGCTATAGTAAAACCATATGTTGATTTTAACAAGATCAATGAAGTTTTTGTAGTTATCCCTAAAAATAAAATAGATGTGAAATATTAA
- a CDS encoding rod shape-determining protein, translated as MGFFGITRDMGIDLGTANTLIYVKSKGIALREPSVVAINNEAKKVLAVGAEAKEMIGRTPGNIVAIRPLKDGVIADFDVTQTMLRKFIEKISPKSAFTSPRIVICFPSGVTEVEKRAIDEATKQAGARDVLLMEEPMAAAIGAGLPVNEPTGSMIVDIGGGTTEVAVISLGGIVTSKSLRIAGDELDQSIVNYIKKEYSLAIGERTAENVKIQLGSAFQVEDEEEKSMEIRGRDLISGLPKVINITETEVRSALQEAVVAIIDSIKTTLEKTPPELASDIMDKGIMLAGGGAMLKGLDLLINKETHMPVHIAESPLDCVALGAGKALDTIDKIIASRK; from the coding sequence ATGGGATTTTTTGGCATAACAAGAGATATGGGAATCGATTTAGGAACAGCAAATACTTTAATATATGTAAAGAGTAAGGGAATAGCACTTAGAGAGCCTTCGGTTGTGGCTATAAATAATGAAGCAAAAAAGGTTTTAGCTGTAGGGGCTGAAGCTAAAGAAATGATAGGAAGAACACCAGGAAATATAGTAGCTATAAGACCTTTAAAAGATGGCGTGATTGCTGATTTCGATGTTACACAAACTATGCTTAGAAAGTTTATTGAGAAGATAAGTCCAAAATCTGCTTTCACAAGCCCAAGAATAGTTATATGTTTTCCTTCAGGAGTTACAGAAGTTGAAAAGAGAGCTATAGATGAGGCTACAAAACAAGCTGGAGCAAGAGATGTACTTCTTATGGAAGAACCTATGGCAGCTGCTATTGGTGCTGGACTTCCAGTAAATGAACCAACAGGAAGCATGATAGTTGATATTGGAGGAGGTACTACTGAAGTTGCAGTTATATCTCTCGGCGGAATAGTTACAAGTAAATCTTTAAGAATAGCTGGAGATGAATTAGACCAATCTATAGTAAACTATATAAAAAAAGAGTATAGTTTAGCAATAGGTGAGAGAACTGCAGAAAATGTAAAAATACAACTTGGATCAGCATTCCAGGTTGAAGATGAAGAAGAAAAGTCTATGGAAATAAGAGGTAGAGATTTAATATCAGGACTGCCTAAGGTTATAAATATTACAGAAACTGAAGTGAGAAGTGCGCTGCAAGAAGCAGTAGTTGCAATAATTGATTCTATAAAGACTACTCTTGAAAAAACACCTCCAGAACTAGCTTCAGATATCATGGATAAAGGTATAATGCTTGCTGGCGGTGGTGCAATGCTTAAAGGACTGGATTTACTTATAAATAAAGAAACACATATGCCTGTTCATATAGCAGAATCTCCTCTTGACTGTGTTGCTCTTGGTGCAGGTAAAGCACTAGATACTATAGACAAGATAATAGCTAGTAGAAAATAA
- the radC gene encoding DNA repair protein RadC: MGKIMDLSKNERPRERLLKYGVKALSNAELLSIILGSGSKKENIVELSNRIIKESGGLNGLLNSNLEAFQSLYGVGKVKSAQIVAIAEISKRFNSYKDGGEYKILKPLDAANLVMSEMSNLKQEHLMEILLNTKNIVICVSDISAGSLNSSIVHPREVFCEAIKKNSASIIICHNHPSGDPSPSSEDLNITYRLKECGKILGITLLDHLIIGNGKYISLKEKGIL; encoded by the coding sequence ATGGGAAAAATTATGGATTTATCTAAAAATGAAAGACCTAGGGAGAGGTTATTAAAATATGGAGTAAAAGCATTGTCAAATGCTGAACTTTTATCAATAATATTGGGGTCTGGAAGTAAAAAAGAAAATATAGTAGAATTAAGTAATAGGATCATAAAAGAAAGTGGAGGACTCAATGGACTGTTGAATTCAAACTTAGAGGCTTTTCAAAGTCTTTATGGGGTAGGAAAAGTCAAATCTGCTCAGATTGTAGCTATAGCAGAGATATCTAAGAGATTTAATTCTTATAAAGATGGCGGTGAATACAAAATTTTGAAGCCGCTTGATGCTGCTAATCTTGTAATGAGTGAAATGAGTAATTTAAAACAGGAGCATTTAATGGAGATATTGCTAAATACCAAAAATATTGTAATATGTGTTAGTGATATTTCTGCTGGAAGTTTAAATTCTTCTATAGTACATCCGCGTGAAGTATTTTGTGAGGCTATAAAGAAAAATAGTGCTTCTATTATAATATGTCATAATCATCCTTCTGGCGATCCTTCGCCTAGTAGTGAAGATTTGAATATAACTTATAGATTGAAAGAATGTGGTAAAATTCTAGGAATTACTTTGTTAGATCATTTAATTATAGGAAATGGAAAATACATTAGTTTAAAAGAAAAAGGAATATTGTAG
- a CDS encoding Maf-like protein gives MRVILASASSRRQELFHRLTDNFEIIVSNFDESLVEFKGNCAYYVMELAEQKAVSVKNSLNDKVKNRIIIVGCDTIVSFKNKILGKPKDEKEAFNMLKLLSGNVHKVYSGIALVDTLKHEVKRDFVCTDVKFSTLSDNDIIKYIKTGEGIDKAGAYGIQGYGGIFVEEIHGCYYNVVGLPLNKLSNMLRSMGVNL, from the coding sequence ATGAGAGTTATTCTGGCGTCAGCTTCAAGTAGAAGGCAGGAATTATTCCATAGGCTAACGGATAATTTTGAAATAATAGTTAGCAATTTTGATGAAAGTTTAGTTGAATTTAAAGGAAATTGTGCCTATTATGTAATGGAACTAGCTGAGCAAAAAGCCGTGAGTGTAAAAAATAGTTTAAATGATAAAGTTAAAAATAGGATTATAATAGTAGGATGTGATACTATTGTGTCTTTTAAAAATAAAATACTTGGAAAACCCAAGGATGAAAAAGAAGCTTTTAATATGCTTAAATTACTAAGTGGAAATGTTCACAAAGTATATTCAGGTATAGCTTTAGTGGATACACTAAAGCATGAAGTAAAAAGGGATTTTGTTTGTACAGATGTCAAATTTTCTACTTTATCTGATAATGATATAATAAAATACATAAAAACAGGTGAAGGCATAGACAAAGCAGGAGCATATGGCATTCAAGGGTATGGAGGAATTTTTGTCGAGGAAATCCATGGATGCTACTATAATGTTGTAGGATTGCCTTTAAATAAATTGTCTAATATGCTAAGGAGTATGGGGGTAAATCTATAA
- a CDS encoding DUF4321 domain-containing protein encodes MKGAEKSSGFLCFIILLGAMSGSFIGDIIGENFNFLSFLKNTYVIGSSTPLVLNLKFMVLTLGLSLNVSIMTIAGIIVAIILYRRY; translated from the coding sequence TTGAAAGGAGCTGAAAAGAGCAGCGGCTTTTTATGTTTTATAATATTATTAGGAGCCATGTCTGGAAGTTTCATTGGGGATATAATAGGAGAAAATTTTAATTTCTTAAGCTTTTTAAAAAATACATACGTTATAGGCAGTTCAACTCCACTAGTATTAAATTTAAAGTTTATGGTGTTAACTTTAGGATTGAGTTTAAATGTTAGCATAATGACTATAGCTGGTATAATTGTGGCTATAATATTATATAGAAGATACTAG
- a CDS encoding ACT domain-containing protein, translating into MNTKYLIIDTRILPQVFTKVIKLKELLRIGEVKDISDGVKKVGISRSTYYKYKDFVFTLSEGVTGHKVTLGLMLAHEAGTLSKILDKIALRRGSILTINQDIPINKAASVTITFDASKLNTEINDLVDELSSIKNVVKVDLIAVE; encoded by the coding sequence ATGAATACTAAATATTTGATAATTGATACGAGAATTCTTCCTCAGGTTTTTACCAAAGTTATAAAGTTAAAAGAGCTTTTGAGAATTGGAGAAGTAAAGGATATATCTGATGGGGTAAAAAAGGTGGGAATAAGTAGAAGTACATATTATAAATATAAGGACTTTGTATTTACATTGTCGGAAGGTGTAACAGGACATAAAGTTACCTTGGGGTTAATGCTTGCACATGAAGCAGGTACGCTATCTAAGATATTAGATAAGATAGCTTTAAGAAGAGGTAGTATACTTACAATAAATCAAGATATTCCAATAAACAAGGCGGCAAGTGTTACAATAACGTTTGATGCATCTAAATTAAATACAGAAATTAATGATTTAGTTGATGAACTTTCATCGATTAAAAATGTTGTAAAAGTGGATTTAATAGCTGTAGAATAG
- a CDS encoding [FeFe] hydrogenase, group A — MLYMLNNPIINIDKELCTGCRRCAEVCPVDAIEGEDEKPQTINVDKCIMCGQCVQICKGYLPTDKETSAPRSKKLFDRGMLMSVREPIFAAYSLGQVKKLKEMLRNKDMFKVVQCGPSVRVALGEDFGLPLGTLTPGKMAASLRKLGFDKVYDTNFGADLTIMEEGSELISRLKENKNLPMFTSCCPAWIKYIEQTYPELLDHLSTCKSPQQMSGAVFKTYGAKINGIKPGRIYSVSVMPCTCKEFECEREEMQDSGYRDVDLVITTRELAQLLKDEGIDFYELQEENFDDPLGEYSGAGTIFGSTGGVMEAAIRTGYELVTKKPIPNLDLTMVRGGEGFRTAEIELGDLKLKVGVASGLKNVKPVLESIKEGKCDLHFIEVMTCPEGCISGGGQPKLFMDSDREQAYSNRKKSIYQHDVNLSIRKSHENPAIKEIYKEFLKEPLGNKSHELLHTKYVSRKNASHF, encoded by the coding sequence ATGTTGTATATGTTGAATAATCCCATAATAAATATAGATAAAGAATTGTGTACGGGTTGCAGACGCTGTGCAGAAGTATGTCCTGTTGATGCCATAGAAGGTGAAGATGAAAAACCACAGACTATAAATGTAGATAAATGTATTATGTGCGGGCAATGTGTACAAATTTGTAAGGGATATTTACCTACAGATAAAGAAACTTCTGCTCCGAGAAGTAAAAAGCTTTTTGATAGAGGAATGCTCATGAGTGTAAGAGAGCCAATTTTTGCAGCTTATAGTCTTGGACAAGTAAAAAAATTGAAGGAAATGCTTAGAAATAAAGATATGTTTAAAGTTGTTCAGTGCGGACCATCAGTTAGAGTTGCATTAGGTGAAGATTTTGGACTGCCTCTTGGAACGCTAACTCCAGGTAAAATGGCTGCATCGCTTAGAAAGTTAGGATTTGACAAAGTTTATGATACAAATTTTGGAGCAGATCTTACTATAATGGAAGAAGGAAGTGAATTAATATCTAGATTAAAAGAGAATAAAAATTTACCTATGTTTACATCATGCTGTCCTGCATGGATAAAATATATAGAACAAACATATCCCGAACTTTTGGATCATCTTTCAACCTGTAAGTCACCACAGCAAATGTCTGGTGCAGTATTTAAGACTTATGGTGCAAAAATAAATGGAATTAAACCTGGTAGAATTTACAGCGTATCAGTAATGCCTTGTACTTGTAAAGAATTTGAATGCGAAAGAGAAGAAATGCAAGATAGTGGATATAGGGATGTGGATTTAGTTATAACTACTAGGGAATTAGCACAACTTCTAAAAGATGAGGGAATAGATTTCTATGAATTACAAGAGGAAAACTTTGATGATCCACTTGGAGAATATTCTGGTGCAGGAACTATATTTGGTTCAACTGGAGGAGTTATGGAGGCAGCCATTAGAACTGGCTATGAACTTGTAACTAAAAAGCCAATCCCTAATCTAGATCTTACTATGGTAAGAGGAGGAGAAGGATTTAGAACAGCTGAAATTGAACTTGGAGATTTGAAACTTAAAGTTGGTGTAGCATCAGGACTTAAAAATGTTAAGCCTGTTTTAGAATCTATAAAAGAAGGAAAGTGTGACTTACATTTTATAGAAGTGATGACATGTCCGGAAGGATGCATAAGCGGCGGCGGTCAGCCTAAGTTATTTATGGATTCTGATAGAGAACAAGCTTATAGTAATAGAAAGAAATCTATATATCAACATGATGTCAATTTAAGCATAAGAAAATCTCATGAAAACCCTGCTATAAAAGAAATTTATAAAGAATTTTTAAAAGAACCTTTGGGAAATAAGTCCCATGAATTGCTTCATACAAAGTATGTATCTAGGAAAAATGCTTCGCATTTTTAG
- a CDS encoding 4Fe-4S dicluster domain-containing protein yields the protein MKLELNPFVLIDPKKCINCRSCEVACAANHRENGRGLTVGNMDTPIVPRAFIVKNKEYSIRIQCRQCEDSHCAKVCPTKAITYENGNIVVNQKLCIGCKTCTIVCPIGAVDLMPKFESKSVDGGINRKLKLIAYKCDLCKNAGGEPNCVKACPKDALRVVNPEEDKRDHNIKAALELMSDSGL from the coding sequence ATGAAATTAGAACTCAATCCTTTTGTTTTGATAGATCCTAAAAAGTGTATAAATTGTCGTTCGTGTGAGGTAGCTTGTGCAGCAAATCATAGAGAAAACGGCAGAGGATTGACAGTAGGCAATATGGATACACCAATTGTTCCAAGGGCGTTTATTGTTAAAAATAAAGAATATAGTATAAGAATTCAATGCAGACAATGCGAAGATTCACATTGTGCAAAAGTATGTCCAACAAAAGCTATTACGTATGAGAATGGAAATATAGTAGTAAATCAAAAGTTATGTATAGGCTGCAAAACTTGTACGATTGTATGTCCTATAGGTGCTGTAGATTTAATGCCTAAATTTGAAAGTAAATCAGTTGATGGTGGAATAAATAGAAAGTTAAAGTTAATAGCTTATAAGTGTGATTTATGTAAAAATGCTGGTGGGGAACCTAATTGTGTAAAAGCATGTCCTAAAGATGCTTTAAGGGTAGTAAATCCCGAAGAGGATAAGAGGGACCATAATATTAAAGCTGCATTAGAGCTTATGTCAGACAGCGGATTATAG
- a CDS encoding 2Fe-2S iron-sulfur cluster-binding protein, with product MNIIIDGKTCECQRGEFILQIARRNNIYIPTLCHSDALAGIGSCRLCMVEVIDRGRTKVVTACLFPVTKEIEVVTNSDKIKRMRKNLVMLLKARCPENKEIDDLAKFFNVDEHRIERFKLDRAENCVICGLCTRACDELGIGAISTVNRGIYKDVSTPYNEISPDCIGCGSCANVCPTNAIKITQKDGCMEIWGKKFKMVKCSVCGEYFAAEEHIRFAYKRAGMELDLSKVMCDKCKREKSSKQIAKMYKDYDI from the coding sequence ATGAATATAATCATAGATGGAAAGACTTGTGAATGCCAGCGTGGAGAATTTATTCTTCAAATTGCAAGAAGAAATAATATATATATACCTACATTATGTCATAGTGATGCCTTGGCTGGTATTGGAAGCTGTAGATTGTGCATGGTAGAAGTTATAGATAGAGGCAGAACAAAGGTTGTTACAGCTTGCTTATTTCCTGTAACTAAAGAGATAGAAGTTGTTACAAATTCAGATAAGATAAAGAGGATGAGAAAAAATTTGGTTATGCTTTTAAAAGCTAGATGCCCTGAAAATAAGGAAATTGATGATTTAGCTAAATTTTTCAATGTTGATGAGCATAGAATTGAAAGATTTAAATTAGACAGGGCGGAAAATTGTGTTATTTGTGGATTGTGCACTAGAGCTTGTGACGAACTTGGGATAGGGGCTATATCTACTGTAAACAGGGGAATATATAAAGATGTATCAACTCCATACAATGAAATTTCACCAGATTGCATAGGCTGCGGTTCATGTGCTAATGTCTGCCCAACTAATGCCATAAAGATAACTCAAAAGGATGGCTGTATGGAAATCTGGGGTAAAAAATTCAAAATGGTAAAGTGCAGTGTGTGCGGTGAGTACTTTGCTGCAGAAGAACATATCAGATTTGCATATAAGAGAGCAGGTATGGAATTAGATTTAAGTAAGGTTATGTGTGATAAATGTAAAAGAGAAAAAAGTTCTAAGCAAATTGCAAAAATGTACAAAGATTATGATATTTAG
- a CDS encoding NADH-quinone oxidoreductase subunit NuoF → MDEKKTINVCCGTGCLAKNSTAVYEELKNKISELGANAEVKTKFELKAAGCDGLCEKGPVIKIYPDDIAYFKVKVQDVEDIVKKTLINGEIIEKLLYFETSTKKRLKNHKQSEFCKRQYKIALRNVGEIDPASISDYIVRGGYEALKKAISQMKPEDVLHEISISGLRGRGGAGFPTGRKWKTAADIDTSPKYVVCNGDEGDPGAFMDRGIMEGDPYSVIEGMTLCAYAVHSDQGFAYVRDEYRLAIENLQKSIDIARENNLLGDSILGSNFSFDIQIVRGGGAFVCGESTALMSSIEGKVGEPRAKYIHTTEKGLWGKPTVLNNVETLADVPVIIQNGGDWYHSIGSMEKSKGTKVFSLVGKVKNTGLVEVPMGTTLREIIFNIGGGVLNDRKFKAVQVGGPSGGCLPEKYLDLPVDYDTLKAANSMMGSGGMIVMDDRTCIVDVTRYYLSFLSEESCGKCVPCREGIRRMLEILTDICNGSGREGDIDELLEIGSMVGQASLCGLGKSAPNPVTAAIRYFRDEFEEHIHDKRCRAGVCKKLTTFVIDPNKCTGCDLCKRNCPAGAIYGEVKEPHSIDIQKCVRCGNCMNMCKFNGVKVK, encoded by the coding sequence ATGGATGAAAAGAAAACTATTAATGTGTGCTGCGGAACAGGTTGTTTGGCAAAAAATAGTACAGCAGTTTATGAAGAACTTAAAAACAAAATAAGTGAACTTGGGGCTAATGCTGAAGTAAAAACTAAATTTGAATTAAAAGCTGCTGGATGTGATGGACTCTGTGAGAAGGGACCTGTTATAAAAATATACCCGGATGATATAGCTTACTTTAAAGTTAAAGTTCAAGATGTAGAAGATATAGTAAAAAAGACCTTGATAAATGGGGAAATTATTGAAAAACTATTGTATTTTGAAACATCTACTAAAAAGAGACTTAAAAACCACAAACAAAGTGAGTTTTGTAAAAGACAGTATAAGATTGCCCTTAGAAATGTTGGAGAAATAGATCCTGCAAGTATAAGTGATTATATAGTAAGAGGTGGATATGAAGCTTTAAAAAAAGCAATTTCTCAAATGAAGCCTGAAGATGTACTGCATGAAATATCAATTTCAGGGTTAAGAGGAAGAGGAGGAGCCGGATTTCCTACTGGTCGTAAGTGGAAAACTGCTGCAGATATTGATACTAGTCCTAAGTATGTAGTATGTAATGGTGATGAAGGTGACCCTGGTGCATTTATGGATAGGGGTATTATGGAAGGAGATCCTTACAGTGTTATTGAAGGTATGACTTTATGCGCATATGCAGTTCACAGTGATCAAGGTTTTGCATATGTAAGAGATGAATATAGATTAGCTATAGAAAATTTACAAAAATCCATAGATATAGCTAGGGAAAATAACCTATTAGGAGATAGTATACTTGGAAGTAATTTTTCTTTTGATATTCAAATAGTAAGAGGTGGAGGAGCATTTGTATGCGGCGAATCTACAGCACTTATGTCGTCTATTGAGGGAAAAGTTGGAGAGCCAAGAGCTAAGTATATTCACACTACTGAAAAAGGATTGTGGGGTAAGCCAACTGTATTAAATAATGTTGAAACCTTGGCAGATGTTCCTGTAATAATTCAAAATGGTGGAGATTGGTATCACTCCATAGGAAGTATGGAAAAGAGCAAAGGAACAAAAGTATTTTCACTAGTTGGTAAAGTTAAGAATACTGGGCTTGTAGAAGTACCTATGGGTACAACTTTAAGGGAAATCATATTTAATATAGGCGGTGGAGTTTTAAATGATAGAAAATTTAAAGCTGTTCAAGTAGGCGGACCATCTGGAGGATGCTTACCAGAAAAATACTTAGACCTTCCAGTTGATTATGACACTCTTAAAGCAGCTAATTCTATGATGGGTTCGGGCGGTATGATTGTAATGGATGATAGGACATGTATTGTGGATGTTACAAGGTATTATTTGAGCTTCCTTTCAGAAGAATCATGTGGAAAGTGTGTACCTTGCAGAGAAGGCATAAGGAGAATGCTTGAAATACTCACAGATATATGTAATGGAAGTGGCAGGGAAGGAGATATAGATGAGCTCCTTGAGATAGGTTCTATGGTAGGTCAAGCATCATTATGTGGATTAGGCAAGAGTGCCCCAAATCCTGTTACAGCTGCAATAAGATATTTTAGAGATGAGTTTGAGGAACATATTCATGATAAGAGATGCCGTGCAGGTGTATGTAAAAAGCTTACAACATTTGTAATAGACCCTAATAAGTGTACAGGCTGTGACTTGTGTAAGAGGAATTGTCCTGCAGGTGCAATATATGGAGAAGTTAAGGAGCCCCACAGCATTGACATTCAAAAGTGTGTAAGATGTGGAAACTGTATGAATATGTGCAAGTTTAATGGGGTCAAAGTAAAATAA
- the nuoE gene encoding NADH-quinone oxidoreductase subunit NuoE: MDTVQEQNKSNNLDAADVIKKYPKQKRFTLAILQDIQRKYKYIPREAIEALAKYLDTPVSRLYGMATFYKALSLTPKGKYIITVCDGTACHVAGSMVVFDELEKYLGIKPGETTKDRMFSINTVNCIGCCAISPVMMINDKYYGNLTPKIVKEIIDSYRGEK; encoded by the coding sequence ATGGATACGGTACAGGAACAAAATAAATCTAATAATTTAGATGCAGCGGATGTTATAAAAAAATACCCTAAACAGAAAAGGTTTACCTTGGCTATTTTACAGGATATACAAAGAAAGTACAAGTATATACCAAGAGAAGCCATAGAAGCTTTAGCAAAGTATTTAGATACACCTGTAAGCAGGCTGTATGGAATGGCTACTTTTTATAAGGCGTTGAGTCTTACGCCAAAGGGAAAATATATTATAACTGTATGTGATGGAACAGCATGTCATGTAGCTGGATCAATGGTTGTGTTTGATGAACTTGAAAAATATCTTGGAATTAAGCCGGGTGAGACTACAAAAGATCGTATGTTTTCAATAAATACTGTTAACTGCATTGGCTGTTGTGCTATATCTCCTGTTATGATGATAAATGATAAATATTACGGAAATTTAACACCTAAAATTGTAAAAGAAATTATTGATAGTTATAGGGGTGAAAAATAA
- a CDS encoding lytic transglycosylase domain-containing protein, translating into MKKKIKIILALVIIVLVFGKSIARYFYPIQYSNYIVKYANEYNVDPYLIAAVIKAESNFDEAAISNKNAYGLMQITPETAKWAAKKMGISDFSVDMLMTPEFNIKMGCWYINDLKNEFNGNIEVVLAAYNGGRGNVKKWLNEKEHSDDGKNLHYIPFEETSKYVKRVKVNYNIYKYLYKNKL; encoded by the coding sequence TTGAAAAAAAAGATCAAAATAATTTTAGCACTAGTAATTATAGTGTTGGTATTTGGAAAATCTATAGCAAGATATTTTTACCCAATACAATATTCAAATTATATTGTTAAATATGCAAACGAGTATAATGTAGATCCATATTTAATAGCAGCTGTTATAAAAGCAGAAAGTAATTTTGATGAGGCTGCAATATCAAATAAAAATGCATATGGACTTATGCAGATTACCCCAGAGACTGCTAAATGGGCTGCAAAAAAAATGGGTATAAGTGATTTTAGTGTTGACATGCTCATGACTCCTGAATTTAACATTAAAATGGGATGCTGGTATATTAATGATTTAAAGAATGAGTTTAATGGAAATATAGAAGTTGTATTGGCTGCATATAACGGTGGAAGAGGTAATGTAAAAAAGTGGCTAAACGAAAAAGAACATTCTGATGATGGAAAAAACTTACACTACATACCATTTGAAGAAACAAGTAAATATGTAAAAAGAGTAAAAGTAAATTATAATATATACAAATATTTATATAAAAATAAACTTTAG